A portion of the Choristoneura fumiferana chromosome 6, NRCan_CFum_1, whole genome shotgun sequence genome contains these proteins:
- the LOC141429021 gene encoding ribosomal L1 domain-containing protein CG13096, producing the protein MVSIKKTIKKGKQPMIQIVTKAEKLKRAEPVVKEVKKVFKAKTNALVTPVKAETIIKSRKKGKYVMPSKSITGDLVDKCLTALQHLTVSYKNKNTILEDEVPIFAEIHCMKIQNTTANIKFVFPHSTVQSTGEICLITPDLKKGRKADHEPTVDHWEETLKKAGVTEVKTVLPMRQLRVEYDQFELKRRLMTQHDFIMVDTRVLSHVSHLLGQMFFKKHNMLVPVRIHEKEDLKKAIDVGLRTVMLRLSDGPTSVVVVGHTGMPQTSLKENILSLVEQLKERYPGGQANVRAINLKLPLSLSLPLYLSLRPSSTINTPKIKHNIPKRSAVLEDELTTVENGTVVVAPDGTVKVKKNKKKDKDISDMEQTENDGAMDEEESD; encoded by the exons AtggtgtcaataaaaaaaacaataaaaaaaggcaAGCAACCTATGATACAAATAGTCACAAAGGCAGAGAAGTTAAAGAGGGCAGAACCGGTAGTGAAAGAAGTTAAGAAAGTATTTAAAGCGAAAACCAATGCTCTAGTGACTCCTGTTAAAGCAGAAACAATAATCAAAAGCCGTAAGAAGGGTAAATATGTTATGCCTTCAAAGAGTATTACAGGAGATCTTGTTGATAAGTGTCTTACTGCTCTACAGCACTTGACtgtaagttacaaaaataaaaatactattttagaAGATGAAGTACCAATATTTGCTGAAATTCACTGTATGAAGATTCAGAACACTACAGCGAATATCAAGTT TGTATTCCCTCACAGTACAGTACAATCAACTGGTGAAATTTGCTTGATCACACCAGACCTAAAGAAAGGTAGGAAAGCAGACCATGAGCCCACAGTGGACCACTGGGAAGAGACCCTGAAGAAAGCTGGTGTCACAGAG GTTAAAACAGTACTTCCTATGAGACAGCTGAGAGTAGAATATGATCAATTTGAGTTAAAAAGGAGACTCATGACACAACATGACTTCATAATGGTTGACACAAGGGTGCTCAGCCATGTCTCCCACCTTCTGGGCCAAATGTTCTTTAAGAAACACAACATGCTTGTACCTGTAAGGATACATGAGAAAGAAGATTTGAAAAAAGCTATTGATGTTGGACTGCGCACTGTGATGCTGAGACTTAGTGATGGTCCCACATCTGTGGTGGTTGTGGGTCACACAGGGATGCCCCAAACATCTCTCAAAGAAAACATTTTGTCTTTGGTTGAACAGTTAAAGGAAAGGTATCCTGGAGGGCAAGCCAATGTCAGAGCTATAAACTTGAAGCTACCACTGTCATTATCACTACCTCTTTATCTTTCATTGA gGCCATCAAGCACAATTAATacacctaaaataaaacataatataccCAAGCGTTCAGCAGTATTGGAAGATGAACTGACAACTGTTGAAAATGGCACTGTGGTTGTGGCCCCAGATGGCACAGTCAAAGTtaagaaaaacaagaaaaaggaCAAAGATATCAG TGACATGGAACAGACAGAAAATGATGGTGCAATGGATGAAGAGGAATCagactaa
- the nbs gene encoding nibrin produces MWCLVSRIDSRVLYIVSNKVLTVGRILDTQSSCFAAIDDASISRKHASLSIMQDSLYLQDLGSRYGTFINQSDEKIGTTSKVQLKHNDTVKFGKLNSVWTVQEIKHITCTSTLKGENLQNLKVVLDQLGGTLKNDWDHTCTYLTMPAITLTIKVVLALVQGSWIVTTQFWNECLNAVNNGKPLPDPKQFIPQVIESTINKDDVTFLPDERRGKLFTDRKFIFFSRRQLEMYKTVLLNSSATPLLLSESRMTKSMLCNPNVIVIQYILGNTSQESQSQKNQINDIVNYLKSKGRRAVADAEIGLAVLYCSTDKYCNPDFSFTSEVFKQSHPSTTNVKILAPETQETTQTMQCKKENIVINESLTPNHKSFSASTISSLNTAGNSKRKLNEEISENIMSTSKKIATGSSIQENPTQTDSSKRKLNDEEVLEQNPSKKMAIGNNEQNDQDDFFNFIDSKSDSAKLNKTTEKKLNFFKPTKKAAADPVSNEDDLFNFVQDTSKPTSTKQMSIKKMFDVNKSQPKKENSLIANKPNNSRDVNEESEDEELHSIMKDLDLGSTIVKLRKNLIVKKESVDIEVHTEGPNFKKFKKVWPVKMRVTIIPKSSMSIVRPEGFTANEISALTMNISDDE; encoded by the coding sequence ATGTGGTGTTTAGTCTCGCGAATTGATTCTAGAGTACTCTATATCGTGTCAAATAAAGTCTTGACTGTGGGAAGAATTCTAGATACCCAAAGCAGTTGCTTTGCAGCAATAGATGACGCTTCGATAAGCAGAAAACATGCAAGTCTTTCAATCATGCAGGACAGTTTATACCTCCAAGACTTGGGCTCGCGCTATGGAACATTTATCAACCAGTCCGATGAAAAAATTGGGACTACTTCAAAAGTACAACTCAAACACAACGATACTGTCAAATTTGGCAAACTTAACAGCGTGTGGACTGTTcaagaaataaaacatatcaCTTGCACTTCCACATTGAAGGGAGAAAACCTGCAGAACTTAAAGGTGGTACTTGATCAATTAGGTGGCACTTTAAAAAATGATTGGGATCACACTTGTACCTATCTTACAATGCCAGCTATAACATTGACTATAAAGGTGGTTCTAGCTCTAGTACAAGGCTCTTGGATAGTAACAACTCAATTTTGGAATGAGTGCCTTAATGCTGTTAACAATGGAAAACCACTGCCTGATCCTAAACAGTTCATTCCACAAGTTATAGAATCTACTATCAACAAAGATGATGTTACATTTCTTCCTGATGAAAGAAGAGGTAAACTTTTCACTGACAgaaagtttattttcttttctagaAGGCAATTGGAAATGTATAAAACAGTGTTATTAAACAGCTCTGCCACTCCTTTGTTATTGAGCGAGTCAAGGATGACGAAGTCTATGCTTTGCAACCCTAATGTGATTGTTATCCAGTATATCTTAGGTAACACAAGCCAAGAATCACaatcacagaaaaaccagatcAATGACATTGTTAATTATCTTAAAAGTAAAGGTAGAAGAGCAGTTGCTGATGCTGAAATTGGCTTGGCCGTATTGTACTGTTCTACAGACAAGTATTGCAACCCTGATTTTAGTTTCACATCAGAAGTCTTTAAGCAGTCACATCCAAGCACAACAAATGTTAAAATTTTGGCACCAGAAACACAAGAAACTACacaaacaatgcaatgcaaAAAGGAGAACATTGTGATCAATGAAAGTCTTACACCAAATCACAAGAGCTTTAGTGCATCCACTATTTCAAGTTTGAATACAGCAGGTAATTCAAAAAGGAAATTAAATGAGGAAATTTCTGAAAATATTATGAGCACAAGCAAAAAGATAGCCACTGGATCTTCAATTCAAGAAAATCCAACACAAACTGATAGCAGCAAGAGGAAATTAAATGATGAAGAAGTTCTTGAACAGAATCCAAGCAAGAAAATGGCTATAGGCAATAATGAACAAAATGACCAAGATgacttctttaattttatagattCTAAATCAGACAGTGCAAAATTGAACAAAACAACTGAGAAAAAACTTAATTTCTTCAAACCAACAAAGAAGGCTGCAGCTGACCCTGTTTCTAATGAAGATGATTTGTTCAATTTTGTTCAGGATACTTCCAAGCCAACCAGTACTAAACAAATGAGTATCAAGAAAATGTTTGATGTCAACAAAAGTCAGCCAAAAAAGGAAAACTCTTTAATTGCAAACAAACCTAACAATAGTAGAGATGTAAATGAAGAATCTGAAGATGAAGAATTGCACAGCATTATGAAGGATCTGGACCTGGGTTCAACTATTGTTAAACTAAGAAAAAACTTGATTGTGAAAAAGGAATCAGTTGATATAGAAGTACATACTGAAGGAcccaatttcaaaaaattcaagaAGGTGTGGCCTGTTAAAATGCGTGTGACTATTATCCCCAAATCTTCTATGAGTATTGTGAGACCAGAAGGTTTTACTGCTAATGAAATTAGTGCTCTGACAATGAATATAAGTGATGATGAATGA